Proteins encoded by one window of Nicotiana tabacum cultivar K326 chromosome 10, ASM71507v2, whole genome shotgun sequence:
- the LOC107815688 gene encoding persulfide dioxygenase ETHE1 homolog, mitochondrial codes for MILRFRCCRLFASPFDTPLIRPFKPKQHWASSLIRAQMGSYSTTSSCPKLVFRQLFEKESSTYTYLLADALHPQKPALLIDPVDKTADRDLALIKELGLTLIYAINTHVHADHATGSGFIKTKLPGVQSIISKASNAKADLFVEPGDKIHFGDIFLEVRATPGHTLGCVTYITGNGSNQPHPRMAFTGDALLIRGCGRTDFQGGSSDKLYDSVHSQIFTLPKDTLVYPAHDYKGFTVSTVGEEMQYNPRLSKDKETFKDIMQNLNLSYPKMMDVAVPANMVCGLQETKSEAC; via the exons ATGATTCTGAGATTCCGATGTTGTCGCTTGTTCGCATCACCTTTTGATACTCCTTTAATTCGCCCCTTCAAACCCAAACAGCATTGGGCTTCTTCTCTCATTCGCGCTCAAATGGGTTCATATTCAACGACGTCGTCCTGTCCTAAACTGGTGTTTCGTCAactttttgagaaagaatcatCTACCTATACTTACCTTCTTGCTGATGCCTTGCACCCCCAAAAACCCGCTCTG CTGATTGACCCAGTTGACAAAACAGCGGATCGTGATCTTGCACTTATTAAAGAACTGGGTTTGACGCTTATATATGCTATAAACACACATGTGCATGCCGATCATGCCACTGGCTCTGGCTTCATCAAG ACGAAGCTCCCCGGTGTGCAGTCAATCATTTCCAAAGCAAGCAATGCAAAAGCTGATCTTTTTGTTGAACCTGGTGACAAAATCCACTTCGGTGATATTTTTCTGGAG GTTCGTGCAACTCCTGGTCATACACTAGGCTGTGTAACCTATATTACGGGAAATGGATCCAATCAACCTCATCCAAGGATGGCCTTTACTGGTGATGCCCTTTTGATACGTGGATGTGGAAGGACAGACTTTCAG GGTGGAAGTTCAGACAAATTGTATGATTCAGTTCATTCACAG ATTTTCACATTGCCCAAAGACACGTTGGTATATCCTGCTCATGACTACAAAGGCTTCACT GTCAGCACAGTGGGAGAGGAGATGCAATACAATCCACGTCTATCAAAAGATAAG GAAACATTCAAAGACATTATGCAAA ATTTGAATTTGTCATATCCAAAAATGATGGATGTTGCAGTACCAGCTAACATGGTTTGCGGGTTGCAAGAGACAAAATCTGAAGCATGCTAG